Sequence from the Bicyclus anynana chromosome 2, ilBicAnyn1.1, whole genome shotgun sequence genome:
TTGAGctcaaatttaataattttcctgAACTTGGCTTCCAACTTCCATGCATCACTTAACCACACAATATATTTGATGAATgcaaattaatacaattaatgaaaattaactaAAGGTTCCAAAGGTTATTCGTACTGCACACTACTACAAAAATGTTGTCTGCACTTTACGTTTTCTtcacttttattattaaattttttagttacactttattgttaatattaatatttttcgtcGGATTAAGAGTTTGGATAGAGCCTTTCAAAGTGAGATGCAAGTGCAAAACGAAATTAAACGGAAAAGTTGCTTTAATCACTGGTGGAAATTCTGGAATTGGATTCGAAACGGCTAAAGATCTAGCTAAAAGAGGAGCTAGAGTCATTATTGCTAGCCGAAACGATGAAAAATCAGCAGAAGCAGTTAACATTATAAAACAAGAAACGGGAAACGATGAAGTCGAATACAGACATCTTAACTTATTGAAACTAGACAATGTCCGAGAATTTgctgaaaaatttaataaggaaTTCGACCGTTTAGACATTTTAGTCAATAACGCAGGATgtggtgaaattaaaaaaggttaTACGGAACACGGAATAGATCTACTGATGCAGATTAATTACATCGGTCCATTCTTGCT
This genomic interval carries:
- the LOC112049076 gene encoding retinol dehydrogenase 13-like, translating into MLSALYVFFTFIIKFFSYTLLLILIFFVGLRVWIEPFKVRCKCKTKLNGKVALITGGNSGIGFETAKDLAKRGARVIIASRNDEKSAEAVNIIKQETGNDEVEYRHLNLLKLDNVREFAEKFNKEFDRLDILVNNAGCGEIKKGYTEHGIDLLMQINYIGPFLLTHMLLEKLITSKPSRIVMVSSFLHFLGSLDPEELTNREPVHTFTRYGKTKLCIILWAKELAKRVPQGVTVNVLHPGLVGTNIFDKLNSVTRYIIHIVIYMLYKTAEEGAQTIIHLCVSPNLESSTGDYYQNCKKVKPFKPAEDTDLARRLWEKSISIINKYA